The Cryptomeria japonica chromosome 6, Sugi_1.0, whole genome shotgun sequence genomic interval gcaccacccttgacacgtaaaagaacaaaagggcctttagaaaccgcattccaaaatgagagtagagacaatgctgatcaagatatagtaaggtgcatttatgcaaatggtttgtcattcaatgttgttcgctccccatattggaagcaaatgataaaaagtgttaatgaggcaccaagagggtataagggccccggttatgagaaggtacgtggaacattattggagaaagaggtgaagagggttgaagatgcattgaaacccataagggattcgtgggttgagacaggtgtaacaattgtttcagatgggtggaaagatgctaaaaaccgtcccttgatcaatgtcatagcggtgtcccctaaaggggcaatgtttttgagagctgtggattgtgagggccaaataaaagatggcgaatttattgcagaaattctcatctctgccattgagtctgtgggaccccgcaatgttgtccaagtcataacggacaatgcaaaaaattgtagagctgctggtttgttggttgagcaacgctatgatcacatcttttggacaccttgtgcggtacattcgctcaatcttatgctacaaaggattgggcaaaaaataaaatggatcagagatgtgtatgcagaggctgaggacatccagatgttcatcacaaaccaccacatgtctcaagggatttttagaacctattcgaatttggagctattgaaggtaagtgaaatagtaatttaattttacattttctgatttttttgaattttcaatgttaataatatcattgtgtaagctatattgtgtattcttctttaaagtttggctttattttttaataatttggcattaatttgtgttataggttgctgagacccgttttgcatcaaacacaatcgtcttaagacgacttgtgaaagttagagtggcactatgcaatatggtgatcagcaccaattggactgtatggaag includes:
- the LOC131856064 gene encoding uncharacterized protein LOC131856064 codes for the protein MASTSSSIGNEQVIAKQRNDPNSPLWKYVDIIKQLPGGGGFRWKCHGCDIERNSSYYRVVGHLCGIKGRGIKKCPGKNGKPIPDEIVMKYIREHEAAEEREARRLNQTASKKTRGMQGPSNPSIVVEDHPFFATNEPQSAPPLTRKRTKGPLETAFQNESRDNADQDIVRCIYANGLSFNVVRSPYWKQMIKSVNEAPRGYKGPGYEKVRGTLLEKEVKRVEDALKPIRDSWVETGVTIVSDGWKDAKNRPLINVIAVSPKGAMFLRAVDCEGQIKDGEFIAEILISAIESVGPRNVVQVITDNAKNCRAAGLLVEQRYDHIFWTPCAVHSLNLMLQRIGQKIKWIRDVYAEAEDIQMFITNHHMSQGIFRTYSNLELLKVSEIVI